The following are encoded in a window of Sminthopsis crassicaudata isolate SCR6 chromosome 3, ASM4859323v1, whole genome shotgun sequence genomic DNA:
- the MED31 gene encoding mediator of RNA polymerase II transcription subunit 31 codes for MDTSDDAGNRLRFQLELEFVQCLANPNYLNFLAQRGYFKDKAFVNYLKYLLYWKEPDYAKYLKYPQCLHMLELLQYEHFRKELVNAQCAKFIDEQQILHWQHYSRKRMRLQQALAEQQQQQPQQNSGSASSAGK; via the exons ATGGATACCTCGG ACGACGCCGGGAACCGGCTGCGCTTCCAGCTGGAGCTCGAGTTCGTGCAGTGCCTGGCTAACCCCAACTACCTGAACT TCCTTGCCCAAAGAGGGTACTTCAAGGACAAGGCCTTCGTCAATTATCTGAAGTACCTGCTGTACTGGAAAGAGCCAGACTACGCCAAGTACCTGAA GTACCCCCAGTGCCTGCACATGCTCGAACTGCTGCAGTACGAGCATTTCCGAAAGGAGCTGGTGAACGCCCAGTGTGCCAAGTTCATCGACGAGCAGCAGATCCTGCACTGGCAGCACTACTCCCGAAAGCGGATGCGGCTGCAGCAGGCCCTGgcggagcagcagcagcagcagccccagcaGAACAGCGGCAGCGCCTCCTCAGCGGGAAAGTGA
- the TXNDC17 gene encoding thioredoxin domain-containing protein 17, producing the protein MQVAGAHGGPEGPELDKGAEAGGRLPPGGFPRPQPPAPGFPAATRATLPAAPLVTRTTAQAPPESRSEKAGDGGREPRRARPLAGGAVLTAHEQRLRQRFPAFRAVLGGERGPGSGCCPAPHVDAPPWPEIIQVRPGEPDLEPGMEPASQPAAKPGMEPASEPAAKPASEPALSAFEEVRVSGFGDFCGAVEQRRGKTIFVYFTGDKDAEGRSWCPDCEEAEPVVLGGLKHIPENAVFIYCQVGDRPYWKDPNNDFKKKLKLTAVPTLLKYGTPQKLVESECVNASLVEMLFSED; encoded by the exons ATGCAGGTTGCTGGGGCCCATGGCGGCCCCGAGGGGCCCGAACTGGACAAAGGCGCGGAGGCGGGAGGGCGGCTTCCTCCAGGCGGGTTTCCCCGTCCGCAGCCTCCCGCCCCCGGCTTCCCCGCCGCAACTCGGGCCACACTTCCGGCCGCGCCGCTCGTTACCAGGACGACGGCGCAGGCGCCGCCGGAAAGCCGGTCCGAGAAAGCTGGAGACGGCGGACGGGAGCCGAGAAGGGCCAGACCTCTGGCCGGAGGTGCAGTACTGACTGCGCATGAGCAGCGACTGCGCCAAAGATTTCCGGCTTTTCGGGCGGTGCTGGGCGGAGAGAGGGGCCCCGGAAGTGGCTGTTGTCCCGCCCCCCACGTGGATGCCCCGCCCTGGCCAGAGATCATCCAGGTACGGCCAGGCGAGCCAGACTTGGAGCCCGGGATGGAGCCCGCCTCGCAGCCCGCCGCGAAGCCCGGCATGGAGCCCGCCTCGGAGCCCGCCGCAAAGCCCGCCTCGGAGCCCGCCCTGAGCGCCTTCGAGGAGGTGCGCGTATCGGGATTCGGCGACTTCTGCGGGGCGGTGGAACAGCGCCGGGGCAAGACCATCTTTGTCTACTTCACGGGCGACAAGGACGCCGAGGGCCGCAGCTGGTGCCCGGACTGCGAGGAGG CCGAGCCTGTGGTCCTGGGGGGCCTCAAACACATCCCCGAGAACGCCGTGTTCATCTACTGCCAAGTGGGGGACCGGCCCTA CTGGAAAGATCCCAACAATGACTTTAAGAAGAAGCTAAAGTTAACCGCGGTGCCGACCCTGCTCAAGTACGGGACG CCCCAGAAGCTGGTGGAGTCGGAGTGTGTGAACGCCAGTCTGGTGGAGATGTTGTTTTCCGAAGACTAG
- the KIAA0753 gene encoding protein moonraker, producing the protein MWGGSLASPFRGLLWKQEPWLQGSAVVGTPALASRRRDLPPRPSLSQAPPDPSPKAPDTAFWEDVGPDLRLMMQRMEEMEQYQEAVRQRFTQMVYADLDFGTTGGRSDQKGRALDERPRPPQPIQLSKGAAPREPQGSVLLAEPLDEKCFDDSTDMEEGGEKRTPLPPVTPSAPQQPEGSLLLSVPREALRSLGDYQDGYQQYLRTISHESIGSFNPWIIVESLAEELVEEALEDVAAELQELCEDYAEAVFTSEFLAPTK; encoded by the exons atgtggggggggagCCTGGCCAGCCCCTTTCGGGGGCTCCTGTGGAAGCAGGAGCCCTGGCTGCAGGGGAGCGCAGTGGTCGGAACCCCAGCCTTGGCCAGCCGGAGGAGGGATCTTCCACCCCGACCCTCTCTCTCCCAGGCGCCCCCGGACCCCAGCCCCAAGGCCCCAGACACGGCCTTCTGGGAGGACGTGGGCCCCGACCTGCGGCTCATGATGCAGCGCATGGAGGAGATGGAG CAATACCAGGAGGCTGTCCGACAGAGATTCACTCAGATGGTCTACGCTGATCTCGATTTTGGGACCACAGGGGGCAGAAGCG ACCAGAAGGGCCGCGCTCTAGATGAAAGGCCGAGGCCTCCTCAGCCCATCCAGCTCAGCAAGGGAGCGGCGCCCAGAGAGCCCCAAGGCAGCGTCCTACTCGCGGAACCTCTGGATGAGAA GTGCTTTGACGACAGCACGGacatggaggaaggaggagagaagaggacccCCCTCCCGCCCGTGACCCCCTCGGCCCCTCAGCAGCCCGAGGGCAGCCTCCTCCTGTCGGTGCCCCGGGAGGCGCTCCGCAGCCTGGGTGACTACCAGGACGGCTACCAGCAGTACCTCCGGACCATCTCCCACGAGTCTATCGGCAGTTTCAACCCATGGATCATAGTGGAAAG CCTGGCAGAAGAGCTGGTGGAGGAGGCCCTGGAGGACGTGGCTGCCGAGCTCCAGGAGCTGTGCGAGGATTATGCCGAGGCCGTGTTCACCTCCGAGTTCTTGGCGCCCACCAAGTGA